A genomic segment from Aspergillus puulaauensis MK2 DNA, chromosome 1, nearly complete sequence encodes:
- a CDS encoding transcription factor domain-containing protein (COG:K;~EggNog:ENOG410Q1CX;~InterPro:IPR036236,IPR013087,IPR007219;~PFAM:PF00096,PF04082;~TransMembrane:1 (i402-422o);~go_function: GO:0003677 - DNA binding [Evidence IEA];~go_function: GO:0008270 - zinc ion binding [Evidence IEA];~go_process: GO:0006351 - transcription, DNA-templated [Evidence IEA]) — protein MVKTATRDYSCPRCSRTFARLEHLQRHERSHTKEKPFGCDKCAKSFTRKDLLVRHERLVHSSPPAAHTPDQTPTASTQQVFDGLNVLASAVTEHPFPRTPGNDQHLLPATHGTFPTAPATEPTPFSEPFAYEGDDFTSFLDSIPLPSHPYSPTYQPLPLFPPLQFDSGAEYPSTFGHDNAATPVLPRHGTQLPSLQPDESQPPHRARPPKVPVAVTTQCRDRIVNELRDYSNVVSDLTIPSRHALSRCLTGYVNGYHDHYPFLHIPTFNIEASPLHFILSMASLGAQYCREHDTSISLFHLAKSVTLEHIRRDLQWNGAGNRDLGVTSPDSQSHDILETVQSLLMLTSVSSWFEHYPPHYEALYLRSLMETLLRKHGLNELPRQDGSWESWIRNESAKRTKLIVFCFFGIHTIVFDIPSLILTEEITLDLPCTEKEWTAATASQWIECRQQGPKSPKLQDALNSLFTRSPSAGGQLESFTSLGGYVLIHAIIQTIWLTQKACRVPMSNSSSLSPAQITPLEQALENWCQCWERNQESSIDPFNPHGPISFTSTALLRLAYIRLNADFSSARRLQTWNPDEIARSLRQNLSVQRSDRLTRAALHCAHALSTPIKLGINYVARTLVVSWSNQYALCSLECAVLLAKWLETATLPNPQPKLTEQETKLLEFVIEMVMEAQHGVSRSWLLENNTRLSAVVTRLWARLFTADYIYELVNLIGRSLNRYADLLEGIDAS, from the exons ATGGTCAAAACCGCAACGCGCGACTACAGTTGTCCGCGGTGTTCCCGCACTTTCGCCCGCCTGGAACATCTGCAGCGCCACGAACGATCGC ATACCAAAGAGAAACCATTTGGCTGCGATAAATGTGCAAAGTCCTTCACACGCAAGGACTTGCTGGTTCGCCATGAGCGCCTCGTCCACAGTTCGCCTCCGGCAGCTCACACCCCTGACCAAACCCCCACAGCGTCTACGCAACAGGTCTTTGATGGCCTCAATGTGTTGGCATCTGCTGTGACCGAGCACCCGTTTCCTAGAACACCGGGGAACGATCAACATCTATTACCCGCGACACATGGAACGTTtccaacagcaccagcgacCGAGCCCACTCCGTTCAGTGAGCCTTTCGCATACGAAGGCGACGATTTTACGTCGTTTCTAGATAGTATTCCCCTACCTAGCCACCCATACTCGCCAACCTACCAACCATTGCCGTTGTTTCCTCCGCTGCAGTTTGACTCGGGGGCTGAATATCCCTCGACCTTTGGGCATGATAATGCTGCAACACCAGTGCTTCCTCGCCATGGAACACAACTACCGTCGTTGCAACCGGATGAATCCCAACCGCCTCATAGAGCCCGTCCACCGAAAGTTCCAGTTGCGGTAACGACACAGTGTCGCGACCGAATTGTTAACGAACTACGTGACTACTCGAATGTGGTTTCAGATCTCACTATTCCGTCGCGACATGCTCTTTCGCGCTGCCTCACGGGGTATGTCAATGGATATCACGATCACTATCCGTTTCTGCATATCCCAACATTTAATATTGAGGCGAGTCCTCTGCATTTCATCCTATCCATGGCTTCACTGGGTGCCCAATACTGCAGAGAACATGACACCAGCATCAGCCTTTTCCACCTTGCCAAATCTGTAACCTTGGAGCACATACGCCGGGATCTTCAGTGGAACGGTGCTGGCAATCGAGATCTTGGAGTAACCTCGCCCGACAGTCAAAGTCACGACATCCTGGAAACCGTTCAGTCCTTGCTTATGCTGACGTCAGTCTCCTCCTGGTTTGAACATTACCCGCCTCATTATGAGGCTCTCTATTTGCGAAGCTTGATGGAGACATTGCTTCGGAAGCATGGTTTAAATGAGCTCCCACGCCAGGATGGGTCGTGGGAGAGTTGGATTCGGAACGAAAGCGCAAAGAGAACAAAGCTAATCGtgttctgcttctttggcaTCCATACAATTGTATTTGACATCCCATCCCTGATCCTGACCGAAGAGATTACCCTCGATCTGCCCTGCACAGAGAAAGAATGGACGGCCGCTACTGCGAGTCAGTGGATTGAATGCAGACAGCAGGGCCCCAAAAGCCCTAAGTTGCAGGATGCCTTGAACTCATTGTTCACCCGCAGCCCCAGCGCGGGTGGACAGTTGGAAAGCTTCACCTCTCTTGGCGGCTACGTCCTGATCCACGCTATCATTCAGACTATCTGGCTCACTCAAAAGGCATGCCGCGTTCCAATGAGTAATAGCAGCTCTTTATCACCAGCTCAGATAACCCCACTGGAACAAGCTTTAGAGAACTGGTGCCAATGCTGGGAACGCAACCAGGAGTCCTCTATAGATCCGTTCAACCCCCACGGCCCGATCTCATTTACATCCACAGCCCTACTACGACTGGCATATATCCGCCTCAACGCTGATTTCAGTTCCGCACGGCGCCTCCAAACATGGAACCCAGACGAAATCGCAAGATCCCTTCGACAGAATCTCTCGGTTCAGCGCAGCGACAGATTAACTCGCGCCGCCCTGCATTGTGCCCATGCACTAAGCACCCCCATAAAACTGGGCATAAACTACGTTGCCCGCACACTAGTCGTCTCATGGTCCAACCAGTACGCCCTCTGCTCCCTAGAGTGTGCCGTCCTTCTAGCCAAGTGGCTCGAAACCGCCACCCTGCCAAATCCCCAACCGAAATTAACCGAGCAAGAAACAAAGCTGCTCGAGTTCGTCATTGAAATGGTCATGGAGGCTCAGCATGGAGTGTCGCGGTCGTGGCTTTTGGAAAATAACACGCGGTTGAGTGCGGTTGTGACAAGGCTTTGGGCTCGCTTGTTTACGGCGGATTATATCTATGAACTTGTCAATTTGATTGGCCGGTCGTTAAATCGCTATGCGGACCTCTTAGAAGGTATTGATGCTTCCTGA
- a CDS encoding CRAL-TRIO domain-containing protein (COG:I;~EggNog:ENOG410PG8S;~InterPro:IPR011074,IPR036865,IPR036273,IPR001251;~PFAM:PF00650,PF03765,PF13716;~TransMembrane:1 (o31-53i)), whose amino-acid sequence MLAARGRYLVSLKLRLNRPLRPVFSILNSTLLFFFLNFFFSLYSIALSIYPFLQLQYYLRTMASVGHTPPGWLGNLSEEQEAKLQQMWNVILVLLDAASLGAPDQPTETQSGDTGKPPSTLARTDTVVSANGKSAFTAHLSEILRETGLTTTEIKSIKDTLNDTTAEELREGLMSTAKNDHPDGLLLRFLRARKFDVGKSFNMMLSSMLWRMKQVQVEEKVLLNSELRALKETKDKSKPHEAKEGEGFLAQMRMGKCFQHGHDQQGRPLCFVRVKLHKPSAQSNEVINRFILHIIESTRLLLVAPVDTVTIVFDMTGFSLSNMEYAPVKFIIECFQDNYPESLGCMLIHNAPWVFSGIWKIIKGWMDPVIVSKVHFTYSSKDLGKFIDMDKLPKEIGGNEDWTYNYVEPTEGENALMEDTATRDALQAERLKIGEGLLQSTSQWIKAGGEKNKDEEAAAQKQRDEQIERLRVNYWKIDPYTRGRNTLDRTNVIQSGGKIDFYPTEESVPPVAELKALDIEHVERTEVKVANA is encoded by the exons ATGCTTGCAGCGAGGGGCAGATATTTGGTCAGCTTGAAGTTGAGGTTAAATCGACCCCTTCGCCCAGTCTTCTCGATTTTGAATTCTACACtactctttttctttctcaatttctttttctcacTGTATTCCATTGCACTTTCCATATACCCCTTTTTACAACTTCAATACTATCTTCGCACAATGGCTTCTGTCGGACACACACCTCCTGGCTGGTTGGGAAACCTGTCCGAGGAACAGGAAGCAAAGCTCCAGCAAATGTGGAATGTCATTCTCGTCCTGCTGGATGCTGCTTCACTGGGCGCCCCCGACCAGCCCACTGAAACCCAGAGCGGCGACACTGGAAAGCCGCCTTCGACTTTGGCTAGAACCGACACCGTGGTCTCAGCGAATGGAAAGAGTGCTTTCACCGCGCACCTGTCCGAAATCCTCAGAGAGACCGGTTTGACCACCACCGAGATCAAGTCCATCAAGGATACCCTGAATGACACCACCGCCGAGGAACTGCGCGAAGGCCTGATGAGCACGGCCAAGAACGACCACCCAGacgggctgctgctgcgttTCCTCCGTGCGCGCAAGTTCGACGTTGGCAAGTCTTTCAACATGATGCTATCGTCGATGCTGTGGCGGATGAAGCAGGTCCAGGTTGAAGAGAAGGTCCTGTTGAACTCTGAACTGCGGGCTCTCAAGGAGACTAAGGATAAGTCCAAGCCCCACGAGGCtaaggagggcgagggcttcCTTGCCCAGATGCGCATGGGCAAGTGCTTCCAGCACGGCCATGATCAGCAGGGCCGTCCTCTTTGTTTTGTCCGCGTGAAGCTGCACAAGCCTTCCGCGCAGAGCAATGAAGTCATCAACCGGTTTATCCTCCACATTATTGAGTCTACTCGGCTGTTGCTTGTGGCCCCGGTTGACACAGTG ACCATCGTCTTTGATATGACTGGGTTCAGCCTGTCCAACATG GAATACGCCCCCGTCAAATTCATCATTGAATGCTTCCAAGACAACTACCCCGAGTCCCTCGGATGCATGCTCATCCACAATGCCCCCTGGGTCTTCTCCG GAATCTGGAAAATCATCAAGGGCTGGATGGACCCCGTAATCGTCTCAAAGGTCCATTTCACATACAGCTCCAAAGACCTCGGCAAATTCATCGACATGGACAAGCTCCCCAAGGAGATAGGCGGCAACGAAGATTGGACCTACAATTACGTCGAGCCCaccgagggcgagaacgCCCTAATGGAAGACACAGCCACCAGGGACGCCCTGCAGGCCGAGCGCCTAAAGATCGGCGAGGGACTGCTCCAGTCGACGTCGCAATGGATCAAGGCCGGCGGAGAGAAAAacaaggatgaagaggccgCCGCCCAGAAACAGCGCGACGAGCAGATTGAGCGGCTGCGTGTGAATTATTGGAAGATTGACCCGTACACCCGTGGCCGGAATACGTTGGATCGCACGAATGTTATCCAGTCTGGTGGGAAGATAGACTTTTATCCCACTGAGGAGTCTGTTCCGCCTGTTGCGGAGCTGAAGGCATTGGATATTGAGCATGTTGAGAGGACGGAGGTCAAGGTTGCGAATGCATAG
- a CDS encoding glycerophosphodiester phosphodiesterase family protein (COG:I;~EggNog:ENOG410PI7K;~InterPro:IPR030395,IPR017946;~SECRETED:SignalP(1-15);~go_function: GO:0008081 - phosphoric diester hydrolase activity [Evidence IEA];~go_process: GO:0006629 - lipid metabolic process [Evidence IEA]) — MHALSLLIAAGVAVAAPASKPQQTPAVTNIQVGPRPFWLVDQMDESPLKEKLESCTEKPIHHAPFFSISHRGGPLQFPEHSREGLYAGARMGAGVLECDVAFTSDRQLVCRHSQCDLHTTTDILLIPELAKKCTTPFQPATKDSEATAKCCTSDISHDEFLSLCAKMDSSNPNATTPEEYQYGGPSWRTETYDNCATTVDHKTYIEITKSLGLQFTPELKTPQVKMPFQGNYTQAIYAQQLIDEYKQAGISPSRVWPQSFLEDDILYWIKAEPSFAKQAIYLDPRVDTEEGYQTAVSDMEKLYKQGVRTLAPPIFALLNGTNSGEIVPSTYAKAAKKAGFDLITWSLERAGPLKQAAANKDYYISTIADVIKGDGDMYRIVDALTQKVGVKAIFSDWPATVTYYANCFGLK; from the coding sequence ATGCACGCCCTCTcgctcctcatcgccgccggcgtTGCCGTCGCTGCTCCAGCCTCCAAGCCGCAGCAAACTCCTGCGGTGACCAACATCCAGGTCGGTCCGCGACCTTTCTGGCTCGTCGACCAGATGGACGAGAGCCCgctcaaggagaagctcgagTCGTGCACCGAGAAGCCCATCCACCACGCgcctttcttctccatctcccaccGCGGTGGCCCGCTCCAATTCCCCGAGCACAGTCGCGAGGGACTCTATGCCGGTGCTCGCATGGGCGCTGGTGTCTTAGAGTGCGATGTCGCATTCACTAGCGACCGTCAGCTCGTGTGCCGCCACTCGCAGTGCGACCTgcacaccaccaccgacatcCTCCTAATCCCCGAGCTTGCGAAGAAATGCACTACGCCTTTCCAGCCAGCGACAAAGGACTCTGAGGCGACAGCCAAATGCTGCACCTCCGACATCAGCCACGACGAATTCCTCTCGCTGTGCGCCAAGATGGACTCGTCCAACCCTAACGCCACGACCCCAGAGGAATACCAGTACGGTGGCCCCAGCTGGCGCACAGAAACATACGATAATTGCGCTACCACCGTGGACCACAAAACCTACATCGAAATCACCAAGAGCCTGGGCTTGCAGTTCACCCCGGAGCTCAAGACCCCCCAGGTCAAGATGCCCTTCCAGGGCAACTACACGCAGGCGATCTAcgcccagcagctcatcgACGAGTACAAGCAGGCCGGCATCAGCCCCTCGCGCGTGTGGCCACAGTCCTTCCTCGAGGACGATATCCTGTACTGGATCAAGGCCGAGCCCAGCTTCGCCAAGCAGGCCATCTACCTCGACCCGCGCGTCGACACGGAAGAGGGCTACCAGACGGCCGTTTCCGACATGGAGAAGCTGTACAAGCAGGGCGTGCGCACCCTGGCGCCGCCCATCTTCGCTCTGCTGAACGGCACGAACAGTGGGGAGATTGTCCCCTCGACGTACGCGAaggctgcgaagaaggctggcTTCGACCTCATCACTTGGTCCCTGGAGCGCGCGGGACCCCTCAAGCAGGCTGCTGCGAACAAAGATTACTACATCTCGACCATCGCGGATGTGATCAAGGGCGATGGTGATATGTATCGCATTGTCGATGCGTTGACCCAAAAGGTTGGTGTCaaggccatcttctccgactGGCCCGCCACAGTGACCTACTACGCCAACTGCTTCGGACTGAAATGA